A section of the Pseudomonas lini genome encodes:
- a CDS encoding SDR family NAD(P)-dependent oxidoreductase encodes MARSLDQTQGHTPAGRLAGKVAVVIGAGQSPGEGMGNGRAAAIRFAREGAHVLAVDRQIESAEETAAMIIQEGGSAAAFSADVTREHELALAMQMAKKRWGSLDVLHNNVGVSLAGGDGDLMDITEDQFDNICRINLRGTVFACKHAVAIMREQGGGVIVNVSSAAALGKYPYVTYKATKAGVIAFTEQLALQNAPYGIRANCILPGLISTPMAVEARIQAWNQTREQVSAERNAKVPLGRQGTAWDVANAALFLASDEANFITGISLAVDGGRLLNRI; translated from the coding sequence ATGGCAAGGTCACTGGATCAAACGCAGGGGCACACACCGGCAGGGCGGCTTGCCGGGAAAGTTGCTGTTGTTATTGGTGCTGGACAAAGCCCGGGCGAAGGCATGGGTAACGGTCGAGCGGCGGCCATTCGATTTGCGCGTGAAGGGGCGCACGTCCTGGCCGTTGATCGGCAAATCGAGTCCGCTGAGGAAACTGCGGCGATGATCATTCAAGAGGGCGGCTCCGCTGCAGCATTTTCTGCGGATGTGACCCGGGAACACGAGTTGGCCCTTGCCATGCAGATGGCAAAAAAACGTTGGGGGTCCCTGGACGTCCTGCACAACAATGTGGGGGTCAGCCTCGCCGGTGGTGACGGCGACTTGATGGACATCACCGAAGATCAGTTCGATAACATTTGCCGTATCAATCTTCGCGGTACCGTCTTTGCTTGTAAGCACGCAGTAGCAATCATGCGTGAACAAGGGGGCGGGGTTATCGTCAATGTGTCATCCGCGGCGGCATTGGGTAAGTATCCCTATGTAACGTACAAGGCTACAAAAGCGGGTGTCATTGCTTTCACCGAGCAGTTGGCGCTTCAAAATGCCCCTTATGGGATCAGGGCGAACTGCATCCTGCCAGGCTTGATCTCGACGCCGATGGCGGTCGAGGCGCGTATTCAAGCGTGGAACCAGACGCGTGAGCAGGTCAGCGCGGAGCGCAACGCCAAGGTGCCGCTCGGCCGCCAGGGAACCGCTTGGGATGTTGCGAACGCGGCCCTGTTTCTTGCGTCCGATGAAGCCAATTTCATCACGGGTATCTCATTGGCGGTGGACGGCGGCCGGTTGCTCAATCGTATTTAA
- a CDS encoding methyl-accepting chemotaxis protein, translating to MKIKNKLVLTFVLVAFIPVSLVAVVSVTNTRTLAADQFMDGSTREIRQIDGNIRQFFEASLQNVDQMATDPVYVSVGALKNYQTGDAASRPLPPAAQQLIERFAHYGAAHPSAAILSIGLEDGSYAKWPDDPQLANYDPRSRPWYKAAMASPGKTVRTPAFYPAYDYGKEDAALVGTARAMITSDGIVKGVLAVNVSLKNLTELVKSIKLGESGYVMLIEDGVVLVDPRDTTHSFKPLKDLGEAYAKLAATPQGSTEVELNGIPYMANVWTSPDLGWRYIGLIERSEVMSAATRMTYLTALIVGGLTVIFALVAVAFSKSIVKPISQVSTGLQSIAQGEGDLRRELEFQGNDETAELAGWFNKFLTAIRQLIQHIGAASSNLQNASRVNSEVANNMNEAAGRQREAVELVSTAFNEMVATANEVARSCSGAAESAENGHRRVAEGKQQIEITTDNVNRLGRRLTESSQSMTELEAGSRSINQILGTIRAIAEQTNLLALNAAIEAARAGDQGRGFAVVADEVRALAKRTSDSTGEIEQLLGALGSKTQEVMGKMGSCLELSRASVSSIESTRDSFEGIQLSVNEIRDQNLQISAAAEEQHSVAEEINRHIQQIYDEARLVESLANSAQDDSGKLSSLSDELNGLVGRFKS from the coding sequence ATGAAAATAAAAAACAAGCTTGTGCTGACGTTCGTATTGGTCGCCTTTATACCCGTGAGCCTGGTCGCAGTGGTTTCCGTGACCAACACGCGAACGCTAGCGGCTGATCAGTTTATGGATGGCAGTACGCGGGAAATACGCCAGATCGATGGCAACATTCGCCAGTTTTTCGAGGCAAGCCTGCAAAATGTCGATCAAATGGCAACCGATCCAGTTTATGTATCGGTTGGCGCGCTGAAGAACTATCAGACCGGTGATGCCGCCAGCCGGCCATTGCCTCCTGCGGCCCAGCAACTGATCGAAAGGTTTGCTCATTACGGTGCAGCCCACCCGTCCGCGGCGATTCTCTCCATCGGCCTGGAGGACGGCTCCTATGCCAAATGGCCAGATGATCCTCAGTTGGCCAACTACGATCCACGTTCACGCCCCTGGTATAAAGCGGCGATGGCGAGCCCTGGCAAAACCGTACGAACACCCGCTTTTTACCCGGCTTATGATTACGGTAAGGAAGATGCAGCACTGGTGGGGACAGCCAGGGCAATGATCACGAGCGATGGCATCGTCAAAGGTGTGTTAGCCGTGAACGTGTCTTTGAAAAACCTCACCGAGCTGGTCAAAAGCATCAAGCTTGGCGAAAGCGGCTACGTGATGTTGATCGAGGACGGCGTCGTACTGGTAGACCCCCGCGACACAACGCATAGCTTCAAGCCGCTCAAGGACCTGGGCGAGGCCTATGCAAAGTTGGCCGCCACCCCGCAGGGATCAACCGAGGTTGAACTCAATGGGATCCCTTACATGGCCAACGTCTGGACGTCGCCTGATCTTGGCTGGCGCTATATCGGCTTGATCGAGCGCAGTGAAGTCATGAGCGCGGCCACTCGCATGACCTACCTCACCGCCCTCATCGTGGGAGGATTGACAGTCATTTTTGCCCTGGTCGCCGTGGCATTTTCCAAGTCCATCGTCAAACCCATCAGCCAGGTCAGCACCGGACTGCAATCGATCGCACAGGGCGAGGGAGATCTGCGTCGCGAACTAGAGTTTCAGGGTAACGACGAAACCGCTGAGCTGGCAGGCTGGTTCAATAAGTTTCTCACCGCCATACGTCAGTTGATCCAACACATCGGCGCCGCATCGAGCAATCTGCAAAATGCCTCGAGGGTTAACAGCGAGGTTGCCAACAACATGAACGAGGCCGCCGGGAGACAGCGCGAAGCGGTGGAATTGGTGTCGACCGCGTTCAACGAGATGGTCGCAACCGCCAATGAGGTGGCCCGCTCATGCAGCGGCGCAGCAGAGTCCGCCGAGAACGGACATCGCCGTGTGGCGGAGGGCAAGCAGCAGATCGAGATCACCACGGACAACGTGAATCGCCTGGGACGCCGTCTGACCGAGTCGTCGCAGTCCATGACAGAGCTCGAAGCCGGCAGCCGCAGCATCAACCAGATCCTTGGCACCATTCGCGCCATTGCCGAGCAAACCAATCTGCTGGCCCTGAATGCAGCCATCGAAGCCGCCAGGGCGGGTGATCAAGGTCGAGGATTTGCAGTGGTGGCAGATGAAGTCAGAGCACTGGCCAAACGCACATCCGATTCGACCGGCGAAATCGAGCAACTGCTCGGCGCCCTAGGCAGCAAGACCCAGGAGGTGATGGGCAAAATGGGAAGTTGCCTTGAGCTTTCGCGAGCCAGTGTGTCGTCCATCGAAAGCACCCGGGACAGCTTTGAAGGCATCCAATTGTCGGTCAATGAAATAAGGGATCAAAACCTGCAGATATCCGCCGCCGCTGAAGAGCAGCATAGCGTGGCCGAAGAGATCAATCGGCATATCCAGCAGATTTATGACGAGGCTCGGCTGGTGGAGAGCTTGGCCAACTCTGCACAGGATGACTCCGGCAAGTTGTCGAGTCTGTCAGATGAGCTGAACGGTCTGGTGGGACGCTTCAAATCGTGA
- a CDS encoding CapA family protein — MTSNATILIGGDCGPTHGAKDGFPVEGYTELVLPTLASADMRFINCMRTYSDRTVRADHAPQVGQPVEMAAIFTNGRFDAVTLANNHSYDSGPDALVDTRDFFVSRGIQVTGAGRDLEEARRPAIIEHDGIKVGYLGYTSLGPAGSEAGLQKPGVTSIKVDTSYETRGPHQPVRIRTEPDSSDLANLVEDIKKLKGEVDVVILAFHSGVIRLPRVISDYQVTVAHAAIDAGADMVACHAPHIPKAIEMYKGKAVFYSLGVFAMTKSFPAPSWSEPAWSHGAVRNHADLDPEYPFMPYGKACTLSLLAKAVATKDGIQKVSFLPMVMDARYRPEVLNHDDPRFQEVLSYLEWASEDMPHRFSVEGNEIIVSE; from the coding sequence ATGACATCGAACGCCACCATACTGATCGGCGGGGACTGCGGCCCCACGCATGGAGCGAAAGACGGCTTCCCGGTGGAGGGGTACACAGAACTCGTCCTGCCGACTCTTGCCTCGGCCGATATGCGTTTCATCAACTGCATGCGCACCTACTCGGATCGCACCGTGCGCGCAGACCATGCCCCTCAAGTCGGTCAGCCCGTTGAAATGGCTGCTATTTTCACCAATGGCAGGTTCGACGCGGTGACTCTGGCAAACAATCACAGCTACGACAGCGGCCCGGATGCCCTCGTGGATACCCGGGACTTTTTTGTCTCGCGCGGCATCCAGGTGACAGGCGCAGGTCGGGATCTGGAAGAAGCACGACGTCCAGCCATCATTGAACACGACGGCATCAAGGTCGGTTACTTGGGCTATACCTCGCTCGGTCCTGCCGGCAGCGAGGCAGGACTGCAAAAACCTGGCGTGACCAGTATCAAGGTCGATACCTCCTATGAAACACGAGGTCCCCACCAGCCCGTTCGCATTCGCACGGAACCTGACTCCAGCGACCTGGCGAACCTGGTCGAGGACATCAAGAAGCTGAAAGGTGAGGTAGACGTCGTTATCCTGGCTTTTCACTCCGGCGTCATCCGGCTGCCGCGCGTGATCTCCGATTACCAGGTGACCGTAGCCCATGCTGCCATTGATGCAGGTGCAGATATGGTGGCGTGCCACGCACCGCATATTCCCAAAGCGATCGAGATGTATAAGGGCAAAGCCGTCTTCTACAGTCTCGGCGTGTTCGCAATGACCAAGTCGTTTCCCGCGCCTTCATGGAGCGAGCCCGCCTGGTCTCACGGTGCGGTTCGCAATCACGCGGACCTCGATCCCGAATATCCTTTTATGCCCTACGGCAAGGCCTGTACGTTGAGCTTGCTCGCCAAAGCAGTGGCGACCAAAGACGGCATACAAAAGGTTTCGTTCCTTCCGATGGTCATGGACGCACGGTATCGGCCTGAAGTGCTGAATCACGACGATCCTCGATTCCAGGAAGTGCTTTCCTACCTGGAGTGGGCCTCCGAAGACATGCCACATCGATTCAGCGTCGAAGGCAATGAAATCATCGTGTCGGAGTAA
- a CDS encoding beta-propeller fold lactonase family protein, translated as MSSRAVLYSAVGDVITRYMIDVDSATLHRMESVTVASKVQYAWPHPSGGFLYVSTSDGGPRVESHHNQVSAYSLGPDGQLNTHGLPARLPYRAVHLCIDPLGRFIVNAHNFKRGSLTVHRINADCTIGSCQAQDPNTDFGVYPHQVMFYPSAKHVLVVDRGNNATTDKLEDPGALRSFRLTEEHLQMSDVVAPNHGHDFGPRHVDFHPTHPWLYAADERTNRLYMFRHDGDRIEAEPAFTRGTLRTPEHVHPRQLAGAIHVHPSGKFVYLVNRADATHSHQGRPVFSGGENNIAVYAINPETGEPTLVQHVDTRSFHVRTFACDPSGRLLVTASIKALAAYDDEKGLTVTPATLSIFRIGDDGHLKYARSVDVETPGNQLQYWMGIVGLR; from the coding sequence ATGAGCAGCCGCGCCGTACTCTACAGCGCCGTAGGTGATGTCATCACGCGCTATATGATTGACGTAGACAGCGCAACGCTCCACAGGATGGAAAGCGTCACTGTGGCCTCAAAGGTGCAATACGCATGGCCTCATCCATCCGGCGGCTTCCTGTATGTCTCAACAAGCGACGGTGGCCCGAGGGTGGAGTCCCATCACAATCAAGTCAGCGCTTACTCGTTGGGACCTGACGGGCAACTCAACACTCACGGCTTACCTGCGCGACTTCCCTACCGAGCGGTACATTTGTGTATCGACCCCCTGGGACGATTTATCGTCAATGCCCACAATTTCAAGCGCGGCTCATTGACTGTGCACCGCATCAACGCAGACTGCACAATTGGCAGCTGCCAGGCTCAGGATCCGAACACCGACTTTGGGGTCTATCCGCACCAGGTCATGTTTTATCCATCCGCCAAACACGTCCTGGTAGTTGACCGCGGCAATAACGCAACGACAGACAAGCTGGAAGATCCCGGGGCACTCCGTTCATTTCGGCTAACTGAAGAACATCTCCAAATGAGCGATGTGGTTGCGCCGAATCATGGCCATGACTTCGGCCCGCGGCATGTCGACTTTCATCCGACGCATCCATGGCTTTACGCAGCCGACGAGCGAACCAACCGTCTCTACATGTTCCGACATGACGGTGACCGGATCGAGGCCGAGCCAGCCTTCACGCGGGGAACGCTGCGAACCCCTGAGCACGTGCACCCACGACAACTCGCCGGTGCAATCCATGTCCATCCAAGCGGGAAGTTTGTTTACCTGGTAAATCGCGCAGATGCGACGCACTCCCACCAGGGGCGCCCAGTGTTCTCCGGAGGTGAAAACAACATAGCCGTCTACGCTATCAACCCTGAAACAGGCGAGCCCACACTTGTTCAGCATGTGGACACTCGTTCCTTTCACGTCCGAACATTTGCCTGTGATCCCAGTGGCCGCTTGCTCGTCACGGCGAGTATCAAGGCCTTGGCCGCATACGATGATGAAAAAGGGCTGACCGTAACGCCCGCGACACTGTCGATATTCCGGATAGGTGATGACGGGCATCTCAAGTACGCTCGAAGCGTTGATGTCGAGACGCCAGGAAATCAACTTCAGTACTGGATGGGTATTGTCGGGCTACGTTGA
- a CDS encoding MFS transporter, whose translation MTKTKTTSSRRSLAAGAIGNFGEIYDFAVFGFSIPILSVHFFPGSDRTAALLSTFAVYAVAFVARPLGGLMFGYLADRLGRIRVMAMTVWLMALGTAIIGLLPTYATIGIAAPLLLLLCRIAQGLALGGETTGSTSYIVESAPENRRGYWLGFTLIFSHLPNAVVAGLVVALQLGAGDQAYSDWAWRVPFLLGGIIGVVGFWLRRNIDEPEEYKQARQASKASKIKKNPLIAAIRCGGLRGMLHVFMVQPVFSVGAYLLLGFMYTFLIEVGKLDSTSALISNAIAVIVLSALLPLGGLLSDRFGRKRVLTFGAAWIALSAYPAMYLAASGSFASAVAGQTLLAAGLGIYGAASFVAAAEFFPTSFRATGHAISYQTSVAMFGGTCPLIAAYLSQAFGSPLAPAFYVTLIAVLCLITTQFVPETRGINLRTSVGNKASNKASELPQPQKTMRQELST comes from the coding sequence ATGACGAAGACGAAAACGACCAGTTCTCGGCGATCGCTAGCCGCTGGCGCTATCGGGAACTTCGGTGAGATCTACGATTTCGCTGTATTCGGGTTCTCAATACCCATTTTATCCGTCCATTTTTTTCCCGGCTCAGATCGAACTGCCGCGCTTCTGAGCACGTTCGCAGTCTATGCAGTGGCCTTCGTAGCCCGCCCCCTGGGTGGCTTGATGTTTGGCTATCTGGCGGACCGCCTTGGCCGTATCAGGGTCATGGCGATGACCGTTTGGCTCATGGCACTAGGCACCGCGATCATCGGGCTGCTTCCGACCTATGCAACCATCGGGATCGCCGCACCGTTACTGCTGTTGCTCTGTCGAATCGCACAAGGCTTGGCACTGGGTGGCGAAACGACCGGCTCGACCAGCTACATCGTCGAGTCGGCACCGGAGAATCGCAGAGGATACTGGCTTGGCTTCACGCTGATTTTCTCTCACCTGCCCAACGCCGTCGTGGCCGGTTTGGTCGTCGCACTCCAGCTTGGAGCGGGGGATCAAGCGTATTCAGACTGGGCGTGGCGCGTCCCTTTCCTTCTTGGAGGCATTATCGGAGTGGTCGGGTTCTGGCTGCGCCGCAACATCGATGAGCCTGAAGAGTACAAGCAAGCCCGCCAGGCCAGTAAAGCCAGCAAAATCAAGAAGAATCCGCTGATAGCGGCCATTCGCTGCGGTGGATTGAGGGGTATGTTGCACGTGTTCATGGTCCAACCGGTTTTTTCGGTAGGGGCTTACCTATTGCTCGGCTTTATGTACACCTTTCTAATTGAGGTCGGAAAGCTGGATTCCACCTCGGCTTTGATCTCAAACGCCATCGCCGTCATCGTACTTTCAGCCCTACTTCCGTTAGGAGGTTTATTGAGTGATCGGTTTGGCCGCAAGCGAGTACTGACATTTGGTGCGGCATGGATAGCGCTCTCGGCATATCCGGCCATGTACTTGGCTGCCTCGGGTTCTTTCGCTAGCGCCGTGGCCGGGCAAACACTCCTCGCTGCCGGATTGGGGATTTATGGGGCAGCCAGCTTTGTGGCCGCAGCGGAATTTTTCCCGACATCGTTCCGTGCAACCGGACACGCCATTTCCTATCAGACAAGTGTCGCGATGTTCGGCGGAACGTGCCCATTGATCGCTGCGTACCTGTCCCAGGCGTTTGGCTCCCCGCTGGCGCCGGCCTTTTACGTCACGTTGATTGCCGTGCTCTGTCTGATCACAACTCAGTTTGTTCCTGAGACTCGTGGAATAAACCTGCGCACCTCAGTGGGCAACAAGGCAAGCAACAAGGCGAGTGAACTACCGCAGCCCCAGAAGACAATGCGGCAAGAGCTCTCTACATAA
- a CDS encoding Zn-ribbon domain-containing OB-fold protein: MSTPYTERPISDPILNPGDEPYFDAATEGRLLLKSCNACHQPHHYPRALCPFCWSTDVEWITASGTGAIYTFSITRRGASAPYCIAYVRLDEGLMMLTNIVDVDLDSVRIGQRVRVAFKESESGMSVPMFTIDHSEA; encoded by the coding sequence ATGTCGACCCCCTACACAGAACGCCCCATCAGCGACCCCATCCTGAACCCCGGTGATGAACCCTATTTCGACGCGGCGACCGAGGGGCGTCTGCTCTTGAAGAGCTGCAATGCCTGCCATCAACCGCATCATTATCCTCGTGCGTTGTGCCCGTTTTGCTGGAGCACCGATGTCGAATGGATCACCGCAAGCGGGACTGGGGCGATCTACACCTTCAGCATCACACGACGTGGCGCATCAGCACCGTACTGCATTGCCTATGTGCGCCTCGACGAGGGACTGATGATGCTTACGAACATTGTCGATGTTGATCTGGACAGTGTTCGCATCGGGCAGCGGGTCAGGGTCGCGTTTAAAGAATCAGAAAGCGGCATGTCCGTTCCCATGTTCACCATTGACCATTCGGAGGCTTGA
- a CDS encoding NAD(P)-dependent oxidoreductase, with protein MKIGYIGLGALGSQLARRFLSHSLCVWDINTAAVDTFKKLGADVAPTAADLARRCDVIFLCLPRSSDVRSALFGPNGLAAGLVPGTLIIDQTSGIPGETRRMAEELAERGIDMMDAAVSASPLVVAEGKATLMVAGSDTVYERALPVLQVITQTIYRCGDRVGDGQAMKMVNNAMNAGCRLGTLEVVAMGKKAGLSLPLMADVLNRNKARNQTTDRMLPALAQGKPSTNFALALMLKDVDQAVALGMSRDVPMPLTALVRALLQIGTNTLGPNAQLEDMVGLIESMAATKLYDGDAVTPNTDGAPQACPEDHAIELVTGAIASLCSAITYECTAAGLRYGLALEDMALVLEKTSGWSESSRSIYTQLLSSHALDNTALSSEKTILKAACLRGNDLGAPMLIANAARSLFEQADHQISEPVPIKDLSTFYSSISAVQFKPSSNCN; from the coding sequence ATGAAAATCGGATACATCGGACTCGGTGCCCTCGGCAGTCAACTCGCTCGTCGATTCCTGTCTCACTCGTTATGCGTGTGGGATATCAACACGGCCGCCGTCGACACGTTCAAGAAACTGGGCGCCGACGTCGCGCCCACGGCGGCCGACCTGGCTCGCCGGTGTGACGTCATCTTCCTGTGCCTGCCACGCAGCTCGGACGTCAGGTCTGCGCTGTTCGGTCCAAACGGCCTCGCGGCCGGATTGGTGCCGGGGACACTGATCATTGATCAGACAAGTGGCATTCCGGGTGAGACCAGACGTATGGCCGAAGAACTGGCCGAACGCGGTATCGACATGATGGATGCTGCGGTGTCTGCAAGTCCGCTGGTCGTTGCCGAAGGCAAAGCCACGCTGATGGTTGCGGGCTCGGATACGGTTTACGAGCGCGCCCTCCCCGTTTTACAAGTTATTACCCAAACGATTTATCGTTGTGGCGACAGGGTCGGCGACGGCCAAGCCATGAAAATGGTCAACAACGCCATGAATGCTGGCTGCCGACTAGGGACCCTTGAGGTCGTGGCCATGGGCAAAAAAGCCGGCCTTTCACTGCCCCTGATGGCGGACGTGTTGAACCGCAACAAAGCGCGAAATCAAACCACAGACAGGATGCTGCCCGCGCTCGCCCAGGGAAAACCCTCCACCAATTTCGCCCTCGCTTTGATGCTCAAAGACGTCGATCAAGCCGTCGCGCTGGGAATGTCCAGGGATGTCCCGATGCCGCTAACCGCTCTGGTCAGGGCATTGTTGCAAATCGGAACCAACACCTTGGGGCCAAACGCGCAGCTCGAAGACATGGTCGGGCTCATCGAAAGCATGGCGGCGACAAAATTGTACGACGGCGATGCCGTGACGCCGAACACGGATGGTGCCCCTCAAGCGTGCCCTGAAGATCACGCCATCGAGCTGGTCACAGGTGCGATCGCATCGCTATGCAGCGCGATTACTTATGAATGCACGGCGGCAGGCCTGCGATATGGGCTGGCATTGGAAGACATGGCACTGGTCCTGGAAAAGACATCGGGATGGAGTGAATCCTCTCGCTCTATTTATACCCAATTGTTATCCAGTCACGCCCTGGATAACACGGCACTCTCGAGCGAAAAAACCATCCTCAAAGCGGCCTGTTTGCGCGGCAACGATCTTGGCGCTCCCATGTTGATCGCCAATGCTGCACGAAGCCTCTTCGAGCAAGCGGATCATCAGATCAGCGAACCCGTCCCGATAAAAGACTTGAGCACGTTCTACAGCTCTATTTCCGCGGTTCAGTTCAAGCCCTCCTCCAACTGCAATTGA
- a CDS encoding thiolase domain-containing protein, giving the protein MTIKGRAYIVGAYEHPLRKAPHHSVAQLHAEAAKGAIEDAGLSKDDIDGYFCAGDAPGGNVWSMANYLNLDKLRHVDSTDMGGCSYLAHIAHAAESIAAGRCNVALITLAGRPNSEGISGIQARVRGVNLPDAPFEMPYNPVTLNLYAMCAMRHMHEYGTTSEQLAWVKVAASHHAQHNPLAMLRKVVSVEDVLASPMISDPLRRLDSCVVSDGGGAVIVARPEIAKALNRPRVRILGCGESTKHQMGGRLDLSYTGAAWTGPRAFEEAGVTPADIQYASIYDSFTITVILQLEDLGFCKKGEGGKFVSDGNLISGIGKLPFNTDGGGLCNNHPANRGGITKIIEAVRQLRGEAHPKVQVPNCSLALATGIGGAIGHRHGAATVIMERE; this is encoded by the coding sequence ATGACAATAAAAGGCAGGGCATACATCGTCGGAGCGTATGAGCACCCCCTACGCAAGGCCCCCCATCATTCGGTGGCGCAGCTACATGCGGAGGCGGCGAAAGGAGCAATTGAAGACGCGGGATTAAGCAAAGATGACATCGACGGATATTTCTGCGCGGGCGATGCACCCGGCGGGAATGTATGGTCGATGGCCAACTACCTGAATCTGGACAAGCTGAGGCATGTCGATTCGACCGATATGGGAGGATGCTCTTATCTCGCCCATATCGCCCACGCTGCAGAATCAATAGCAGCGGGCAGATGCAACGTGGCGCTGATTACACTGGCCGGTCGCCCCAACTCTGAAGGCATCTCTGGGATACAGGCGCGCGTACGAGGCGTCAATCTACCGGACGCGCCATTCGAGATGCCCTATAACCCAGTCACGTTGAACCTCTATGCCATGTGTGCGATGCGCCACATGCATGAGTACGGCACAACCAGCGAGCAACTGGCCTGGGTCAAGGTCGCTGCCTCTCATCATGCGCAACACAACCCTCTGGCGATGTTGCGCAAAGTGGTCTCGGTCGAAGATGTATTGGCATCGCCGATGATTTCTGACCCCCTGCGGCGTCTCGACTCCTGCGTCGTGAGCGACGGCGGCGGCGCAGTTATCGTTGCCCGCCCGGAGATTGCCAAGGCCCTCAACAGACCACGGGTACGGATACTTGGCTGCGGTGAATCCACTAAACACCAGATGGGTGGACGCCTCGACTTGAGCTATACCGGCGCCGCGTGGACCGGCCCTCGAGCTTTCGAAGAGGCAGGTGTGACGCCGGCCGACATCCAGTACGCCTCCATCTATGACAGCTTCACCATCACCGTCATCCTGCAACTTGAAGACCTGGGATTCTGCAAAAAAGGCGAAGGCGGAAAATTCGTGTCGGACGGCAACCTTATTTCGGGCATCGGCAAGTTGCCGTTCAACACCGATGGCGGCGGCCTGTGCAACAACCATCCCGCCAATCGCGGCGGGATCACAAAAATAATCGAAGCCGTACGACAGCTTCGAGGCGAGGCTCATCCAAAGGTGCAAGTTCCCAACTGTTCGCTAGCCCTCGCCACCGGCATCGGCGGCGCGATAGGTCATCGGCACGGTGCAGCCACCGTCATCATGGAAAGGGAGTAA
- a CDS encoding SDR family oxidoreductase gives MDLKINGKVAVITAASAGLGKNIAHALAAEGVHVVLFARSADKLTALAQEITAKHGVRAVAVPGDMRVAADVKRLADTVNATFNGTDILVLNTGRAPNPLRATLDETEEERWQEAYQNQLWGTIQVAKEMVPQMLKKQWGRVIAITSASVKQPMPHHSLSTVFRAGVTAYMKHLANEVGSCGITVNCVAPALIDTSHRTGTAAYTPEQAEARRKLTPLGRMGEQDEVCGVVAFLASTQAGFITGSSISVDGGMIGSLL, from the coding sequence ATGGACTTGAAGATCAACGGAAAAGTGGCAGTCATCACCGCCGCCAGCGCAGGTTTAGGCAAAAACATTGCTCACGCGCTGGCAGCCGAGGGCGTTCATGTGGTGCTGTTTGCACGTTCGGCGGACAAACTGACCGCCCTCGCCCAGGAAATAACGGCAAAGCACGGCGTGCGTGCAGTCGCGGTTCCCGGCGACATGCGCGTCGCCGCTGATGTAAAGCGCCTCGCCGACACGGTGAACGCTACATTCAACGGCACCGACATCCTCGTCCTGAACACGGGACGAGCCCCCAATCCGCTGCGGGCGACGCTCGACGAAACTGAAGAGGAACGGTGGCAAGAGGCCTATCAAAATCAACTCTGGGGGACCATCCAGGTCGCCAAGGAAATGGTTCCTCAGATGCTCAAGAAACAATGGGGTCGCGTCATCGCCATTACCTCGGCATCGGTGAAGCAGCCCATGCCGCACCATAGCCTTTCAACCGTTTTTCGCGCCGGCGTCACCGCGTACATGAAACATCTCGCGAACGAGGTGGGCTCTTGCGGCATCACTGTCAATTGTGTAGCGCCGGCATTGATCGACACATCGCACCGCACCGGCACCGCCGCGTACACCCCGGAGCAGGCAGAGGCACGCCGCAAACTCACACCGCTCGGCCGCATGGGGGAGCAAGACGAGGTCTGTGGCGTGGTCGCGTTTCTCGCATCCACACAGGCGGGTTTCATCACTGGATCGAGCATCAGCGTTGATGGCGGCATGATCGGTTCATTGCTTTAG